The genomic stretch tgtaggatcccctaggcatggattttgagattccactctcaaaatgtcaggagttgacttttctggccccagagttgacttttcccaaactgtgtgattcccgattccattgatcaattgaagcacttctagctcaaataaagagctgattttttgtacgtagacccttgtggacatatggagggccatgaaaaagagtttcacccaaagaatcagaaataaactcattttataccaaaccctagttttagggcaaatGATCAAtaactgattgcactgattgccaatgaatctttctgagataattgtgaatcttcctaggccaatatgcctctctaatcatgacatggatgagctcctctacttccaaccaaacatttcctattgcaggtagccatgaaaccctaatttctgattaaatccagatgaacactctgatagctttgaatccttcactaatgaactgaggaccataataagatacttggacccccctgagacccttgagacttgtatacttcgaaaatgaagtccaaatctcaaccttgctttgtgtgggctccttctgttaaggagtgatcgatcaaaacctgatctccatgtcactaatgcagtatgcaatgagtatgacctaatatgatgctaatgaagtgtaaaacataatcccatgcttctaggaaaaatgaagggtaaattttggggtattacagatACACTCAAATTGAAGGGTTAGATTTTGATGATACATTTTCCCATGTTGCTCACCTTGAGTCAATAAGACTACTGTTAGGAGTGGCTTATCTAATTAAATTCAAACTATTTCgaatggatgtaaaaagtgccttcttaaatgggtatttgaatgaagaagtctatgttgaacaacccaaggggttcatagatccaaactttccaaatcatgtttacaaattaagGAAAGCTCTCTATGGACTAAAGCAAGcacctagggcttggtatgagaggctcACTGAGTACCTTGTAAacaatggatacagaaaaggaGGAACAGAAAAAACTTTGTTTCTTAAAGAAGAGCATGGTAAactcatgatagctcaaatatatgttgatgattgTGTTTTGGAGGGATGTAGAACCAGATGGTATAACATTTTGTCAAGCAGATGCAATatgagtttgaaatgagtcttgtTGGTGAACTGACATACTTTCTTGGGCTCCAAGTCAGACAAATGGATGACATTATCTTCatctcccaaagcaagtatgccaaggATATAGTAAAAAAGTTTGGCATGCAAAATGCTAGCTATAAAAAGACATTTGCACCAACTCATTTAAAACTAACCAAAGATGAAAAAGGTACAAATATGGCTCAAAGTCTATACAGAAATATGATTGGTAGTCTTCTTTATCTCACAGCTAGCAGACCTGACATTACATTTGTTGTAGGAGTCTGTGTTAGATATCAATCTGAACCTAAAATGAGTCACATTACTCAAGTGAAAAGGATTATGAAGTATATCAATGGAACAAATGAATATGGATTGTTGTATTCTCACAATGCAAACTCCTTACTAATAggatattgtgatgcagattgGGCAGGCAATGCTAATGATAGAAAAATCACTTATGGAGGATGTTTATTTTTGGGAAATAGTCTCATATCTTTGTTCAGTAAGAAGAAAAATAGTGTGTCCTTATCTACAACTAAGGATGAATATATTGCTACAGGAAGTAGTTTCTCTCAATTgatttggatgaaacaaatgtcAGAAGAATAcaatgtccagcaagatgtcgTGACATTCTACTGTGACAACCTAAGTGTGATTAACATTTCCAAGAACCTTATTTAGCACAGAAAAACTAAGCACATTGATATCCATCATCACTTTATTAGGGATCTAGTGGAAGATAAAGTTGTCACTCTTGAGCATGTAACTACTGAAAAACAATTGGCAGATATTTTTACCAAAGCTTTAGAtgaaaattaatttgaaaaacTAAGGGGAGAATTGAGCATTTGCATGCTTAAAGAATTATAGCAATTACTGAAAGAGGAGAAAAAGAAATCAATTTTATCTTCCCTCTACTTAACTTTGCACAAAACTCAAAGTCCATCATTACACCTTTTTCTTATTTTCCCAACACTGCACCCTGGCCACCTTCATGCAAACCTCTACATTCTCTCTCTCAAACTCATTCTCAAACATCTTCATCTCTCTATATCCTCTCCACCAAAAACTTCCAAAATGTCACAACCTTCTATCTTCACTCCAATAAAATCCTCCTAAGAGAAATCAAACCCTAAAAATATTGGCACTGAGATAGATCTCTCTGATGCCATCATTGAAATTGTTCCCCTCTCGATCGTTAATGTCCATTCAACTCCAATGATAAAGTTCAAAACTTTATCTTCAAGAAAAGGCAAGCCTACTAAAGTAAGTACCTATTCCACTTCCTCCATAACTGCTAGAAATATGAATGATCCTGAACCCCCAAATGTTGTGAAGAAACCCATGTCCATGACTAGTCTGTATCTTGATCCCATCAGCATTGGACCTAATGTTGATGTGTCTGAAGATTGTTCTGCTGTGACAAATGTTATGGAAAATGTTGAAGCTTCTGGAACTAGAAATAAACCTAGGTTTGTTACTACCTTGAGTAAATCAAACGTGATCGTTGGTGACAGAAACAATGTTGATAAGAATATTCATATGCTAATCTCTCAAGTATTGGGGATTAGCCCCAAGACAAGTGTCATGCCGGATGTCTCCACATCATTGGCCCAACCGGATAACAATATAGAGAACCCCAGAAATAATCCTGATATGCATACACCTACTCTGTCTCCTGAGAAATCTCAAGACAAAGAAAGGTCTGAAGATATAACTAATGAgctgggtaccaaaagataaaaaCCATGTTGATCAACCCACTGACATTGTTAATATTGAGGAACTGGATCATGTTGATGTTCCTATTGGACAGAGATTAGCTCATGGCATATCTAAAAGGTTGAAGAATAAAAAAGGCCAAGATGTTGGATCCTCCAACACTCCCTCCAAATTTGTCAGGAAGAAAGCTAGTGTTGGTCCTACTAAATGATGGAGCAATGTGGTTACTCCTATGTCTAAGAAGAAGTCCCTAAAAAAGGAAGGAAGTTCCCTCTGAATCTAGTGAATTTGATTATGATGTCGAACATAATATTCAGGACATCATCTCTACTTCCAGAAAGAAAGCCTCTGGGAAGAAGATGCCATCCAATATTCCTGAAGTTCCACTTGACAACATTTCTTTTCACTTTGTTGAAAATGTTGAAAAATGGAAATATGTTTATCAAAGAAGGTTAACAGTGGAAAGGGAATTGGGGAAGGATATGTTTGAATATAAAGAGGTGTTGAGTCTAATTCAAGAAGTTGATTTAATGAAAACTATAATAGGCTTTGGAAAATGCTATGAAATGTTTGTCAAAGAGTTTATTGTGAACATCTCCAAGGAGTGTGACAACAAAAGGAGCAAGGAATTCAGAAAAGTGTATGTCAGAGGAAGACGTGTGGATTTTTCTCCTGAAATAATCAATAGGTTCTTGGGCAGAAATGAAGAAGAACAAGTTGAAATTGAAGTCTCTAACAATGTCATCCGCAGATAGATTACTGCTAAGCAAGTGAAGGAATGACCAAGGAAAGGGAAATTGTTTGCTAGTGCCTTGAGTGTCAAGTATGTTATTCTCCACAGGATTGGAGCTGCAAATTGGGTGtcaactgtcataccccaaaattaGTCCTCCCTTTTTCATTTTTCAGCCAACCTATGATTTGAAATTCATCTGCACTCACTCATGCATCATTAATGTGCATCATGCATTCATATTAACACCTCCTCATAACCATCATAGATTGAAAGCATGTGGTTAACAAAGATATGGTTTGCTTTGGGATCAAGCCCTATGGATGTGGCATGGCTCTTCATATGGGATGATTGgggtgaaaccctaatttcatgcTCTCATGGATCTTGATTCATGGAGTTCACACCATGATATTCATTTATGTATTTAAAACCATAATTCTTAACTGTGGGGTGTTCCTTATTCATAGGGTCTGATTTGAAATCCTGATTCATAAGTTTAAACcatatgatcatgttgcatcaTGCCATTGTGCATATTAATCCATTTGGTCTAAGGCTTTGTATCATTCATGTTGTGTCCATGGTTTAACTACTCATCCTAGCCCATTAATTCATTGCTTTTGGTGCATCTTTAGGGAATCTATTCAAGTTTCATGGTCTGTATCCATGCTCATGGTTCATTCAATTCCACAGTAGTCAATTTGTATCCTTCATTCAATAATATGTCCATTTATATTGCGTTGTACACTCAATTGCATTTCTTGactaagttgacttttggtcaattgttgactttttggtcaaccgcttgaccaaagtcaaccattCATTTGTAAGCCCATTTGACATTGAGATTTATCAACCACTGTTCTTTCTTTAATCAACTTTCCAACGTTAAGTTAATTTGAACATTCAAATTTCCCAATCATTGTTAATATTAAAAACCCATTTCGAATTTATTTTTATaacaatttcaaatcacttttaATTTTCAACTTTCCAATTGTTTCTAACAATCCAATATAAGttatattttaattcaagttGTCATTTAAAATGgcattttgatttttttttccGTCCAACTTTCAAGGCCCAACTTAATGTCACTTGTTCAAATATCCATcctgtagcggggttttcgttacttttaggtttattgactaaaccaaaagtcaacatacaattcgattcgccaccacacttttatttgtccaaaggaaaggctaaaaagcgaacaaaagccaagtaagaagtttttcaaatcaaaaactaatataaatgtcagagatctaggtaagggggttggttatgaaatgggaaggttttacgcacccaaaacatccttagtactctaagggaaccctttttgcaaatatgtgttgtaggttggtatttgtgaaaagatttatgcaaaagattggagggatgagaagagaatagattatatttacaagtttttttgtttgaatggatgaatccattgcctacgtaccatcacaacagaggatcaaaacctcgtagttcggggtaaaaatctcaaagattgatgaattgattttaaacaaaagccttaaggtcttttgttatcaaagggagaaaactcaacctaaaccagcaatccaccatgtgaggaaggcttcaacatgccagtgaggggttaaccctatgataagcatggaaggcttataatccaacactaaggatgaggtgagatttacatcaaccactatgataactcaaacctatgagTAATGTTTCTGAAAAGATTTTaacaaagtggccattggaactACAAAATAgcttgaaatgggttatatttacaagttagattcatttacaaaatgaggtcaaagttgggttaaagtttatttacaaatgagtatttatgaaaatggttttgaaaagtcaaaggcttaaggcctaggtttctaatttgaaataaagtcaaagttttgaaaatgatttttggcttggttagagtggggagaagagagaagggttGTTCCTAAGCATACAAtgataagaggggaaagataacccttggagttccttttcttggagtcagagatatgactcaagatgctcctttcctttggacttagcacacaaacaatCAATCAAAAAGTTGAATTCAACCTCATAGAATCTtcatttggcttggctcttaacttggctactcatgacaatggtcctcttttcacaatcttaagatgggattcctatcacacaaaagcaaacatcaaaaagctcacaacataataaagggaatggacaaagaataagtttgaggagaagtcctttgaagtcgactttgaattttagcattctaaaggcatgaggcctagttgctcttcaacaaattttgcattctaaaggcatggagcctagttgctcttcaacaaattttgcattctaaaggcatgaggcctagttgctcttgaactcctttaagcatgggtaaatcctaattctaagtcctttctccttttgcatttggttcacatcaaaacaaacacaagtaaaacaagatagcaatatatttatatacaataatgggctcaaatgagcaaaagaaaaatgacataaacataaaatatgtgctcaagtgagcaaagatgaaaatcaagatgaataatgagcaagaaataaatgacattgAAAGTAAATGACAAGGATTTAAAggctcaaattaaagttagtagttaatggagttatgttagcttgtcataagacaatgtagtgttatgttaagcaatcgtaagtggactaatgtagtagtcacgcctatctgaggccggtcaataagaatataggcaaagaacacaagttagagatcatgactagtaagtcaagctccataaacttgccatgccaaacaaaaggggaagggccttgtattgacttttggttatttgcttgaccaagaagtaacctatctttgacacaaaataactcacttgatcatggatcaaattgagtttggtttggatcagAGAAGGTTAAACTTccatttgtcaagaccaacctcaagactttaactcattggccattgatggaaagaaagggatgaagatgaaagggagaAGAAAAGAAGACAACAACCAATCCAATTGATTAAAGTTGAATCAAATCAACATggatcaacaccaaacagaagagaaatgaagataatCAGTCAAGAtgtcaatgatatttttttggtattttttgaattaaaataaaatacaaataaaaaaataaacaaactaaatggaacctcaaattcaattcaaagtaacttcaaaaagtccaattaaattctcataggttcaacatagtcaaacaaactttgactaattttctcacaaaattttgaaatcagaaagtaattaaaatcaattaaaaacaactaaaactagcataatatgaattaaaatctcaaataatctcaaaacaatcaagaaaatgttgagactatttttcattgacttatcatgatctatagatgctatgaaaatatttttgtatttttttaaaagtcagaaagtattttaaaatgaattaaaaatattaaaaaacaagtaattcatagaaaatatcaaatgaagtcacacaaataattaaaaatcatactatggaactagatttttcaagaaattttttagAATTGgcctcatatttttctgacttcaaatgaatttttaatgaatttttgaaaataaaaggaattaacaaaaaataaaaagaaaatggaataagCGAAAAAAGCAGGGCCACATGATCCAgttcattaattgatgtggcagtGGTGTATGGTCCAGATCTGAGGACACACGGTGCACATAAGTCAAACGCGCCACAAAACGAATTAAATGAAGTAATCAAAATGAATGAACAAGATTAGATTGTGGAAACAAGATCCAATGGCTCTGGGAAAaacacgtggtggtggtggtggaaaccaccatcttctccggcgagacacacaaactccggccaaagttgcagagaaatgaaacttaatgaaaattaaaaacaaggccatggaaatgaagcttgtgtgatgtagatcatcattGTACCAATGGATTTCTCTCACTCTTCCTATGTTGAGAGAAAGGTGAAGGAGAAAAccatggtgtccacacggattgctCATGAAATGTCAAATTAAATGCATCAAAGtcttgcctcaagtatgaggacttcagagaaccacagaaacacaagTAAACTACATTTAATTAggagtttcagatccaaaaaagtttgaatggatacctttgaattgatgaacttctagccacgaattctccaagatctttgctccttcttgatctatgaatgtaatggaagtgattcgctaaggaatctggctttaaaactcagctaatgatactaaatttcaagctcgaaagtatGAATTTTTtttgagtgattcctttggtgagggtgtgGTTACACTTCTGtagcacttgggatctccaaaaggttattGAATGAAGCTCATGGCGCCtttatttataggtgaatgcatcagctgatcacactttgctcatgtgcatgaGAATTTGAAATTTGATTACATGGGCCTGTGTGGACGTatggaaggcccaatgatggctgaaGCATCTTGTTGAGTTCACATGAAATTCATTTGGACATGCACTTTGGAGGGAAACAACTTGCATACCAAGTTACAAcataaaaataccaaaatgcacataaatgaaaagaatttcgaaactcacaaatggtagatccaaatgagtattgtgagtaatggttggaaatctcttgaaataaggaaaaaaagtcatgttgggcaaaaaatcatttggcatttgaaaattgatcaaaactggctgggAAACTTCtagtacaaaacatattcaaatcacttCGAAAAATTTCACCAATCAAACCCCTTTattttcatgatgcaagctttaaataaaaacatctccaacataaaagttgttgatattttcaatatgattaatctagactcaaagtttgcatcatttggattttctatgacaaagttatgggcatttgaagttggatACTTTTTCAAATTCGATGAATTAGatccaagatgacctataatgttttgcattatcacatgtatttattttaggattatgaaattttgtccaacataacatttgaattatacatctcaatctctccaattcatttggtctcacctcca from Lathyrus oleraceus cultivar Zhongwan6 chromosome 7, CAAS_Psat_ZW6_1.0, whole genome shotgun sequence encodes the following:
- the LOC127104616 gene encoding secreted RxLR effector protein 161-like is translated as MAQSLYRNMIGSLLYLTASRPDITFVVGVCVRYQSEPKMSHITQVKRIMKYINGTNEYGLLYSHNANSLLIGYCDADWAGNANDRKITYGGCLFLGNSLISLFSKKKNSVSLSTTKDEYIATGSSFSQLIWMKQMSEEYNVQQDVVTFYCDNLSVINISKNLI